Part of the Drosophila kikkawai strain 14028-0561.14 chromosome 3L, DkikHiC1v2, whole genome shotgun sequence genome is shown below.
atttcaaaaataaattacattactAAATGGTAAAAATATTCTTAGACTTTAAGAGAGcaacgaaaaaaatatattttttttatgtccGTAAAACGCTGACAGCACTTAAAATTGCCTTGCAGAGGCGGAAAAGCAGGAGCCTCGTCACATATGATGACTGGTGATAAAATATTCAGCAGGAGCATCGCTTTTTACAGCAATGACAGTATCAACAGAGACAACAACAATGTAGTCGCAtccatttaatttcattttaatgcaCCTCATATCCTATGAAAGTGTCCGTCCTTCCCATTGCAGAGCGAACGCCGCCAGGCATTGTCCTTATGCGGAGCGCAAACAATTTCGCTTTATCCGGCAATCAAATAATTGcaaaggagaggacggtggcACAGAGACAATTGAATGCCAGAAGCCTgcttaatatataatttttggccaaattgcATGTTATTGTTACGGCCAATTGTCGTTGTCATCATTTGTGTTTGCATGTTGACTGTGCTTGTCGAGTGCTGACCAGAGTTGTTCAACAGATGCACCAGTTCCCAGAATGCTTGTGCTCCCCCCCTTTAGCCATCGCGGCGAGGTGCtttataaatagtttaaaagttgCCAAAAATATACTCCGAGTGGGGATGGCGGAATATTCCGTCATCACTTCGCTTAGGTAACGTCTATTGTTTCAAAAGACCCTCGATCATAAGCACCTCAAGAGGCTCTCGAGAAAGCGGGAAACAGATTCGCCGAAAATGTAGCAGAGCCCAAGGTCAGAGAATATCTCAAGTGCTTCGTTGAGATGCTCAAGCCGAGAACTCGTAAAGTGGCCTAGGCAAATGATCGAAATACTGACCACGCGTTGTTAATCTTTATTTGTCGAAACATAAACTTTATATCACCAAAAGATAAGTTTACGGAGAGCTGCCATTGCAGATGCTTTCCCTTATTGCCATCAGAATGATGCTATTCCGAATCAATGCTTCCTCCCAATAGGGAGGCACTTCACAGCGAAAACCATATCGAAACATACATAATTATAGCCTTGAGTGCGTGGCCAGTAGGGAATCGTAGGCGGACTTTCTCGATCGGATCACGACCCAACGATTTCGACTAGCCAGAGCCATCGCCGCAGTCATCGTTCAAGTGGTTATTTGAGTCTGATTTTGGAGGCTTGATGTGTACTTGTCTCGCTTCTGATTTTATTCTGTGTACCACCGAGATTGGAAATGAAAACCTGATTTCGTCGGGCCGTAGTCTGGCTATAAATGTGCGAGCCAGGTTGGAGCAAGGTATCATTGGGTTCAATACCTTCGACACAGCAGCACATTTGGTCAGCTCTAGAATTCTACGAGTCCCTGCCAGAATAGTCAATAGCTTCAGAATGGTGAGTTTTTCAAAGCACAAAACCCTTAAAGGATCTGAAATATTTCAGATGATTACAAGCAAAACCAAAACGATCAGTTCGTGGTCAGGCATTTAGCATAATCTTGACTCATTGATCCATTCCTATGCAGAAACTTTTCATTGGAACCCTCACCCTTTGCCTGGTGGCACTGGTCGCCGCCCAATCGGCAGATCCTGCCGCCGTGGAGCCGTCCGCTGAGTACCTACCGCCGGTTGGAGAGGCGGAGGCCGCCCAGCTCTCCGAGAATGGCTACCGTTACAAGACCGTGCGCCGGCTGAAGCTTCGCCACCGCCGTGAGGTGCCCAGCCAGGAGTATCTGCCACCCGTGGACAACGCCCCCAGCCAGGAGTACCTGCCGCCAGTGGATGCCGCCGCCATAGGGGACACCAAGGTGGCCGATGATGGTTATCGCTACAAGACCGTGCGCAAGCTCAAGTTCCGCGCCCGCCACCGCCGCGATGTCTCCGAGATCGCTGAGCCCAGCAACGAGTACCTGCCGCCCGTAGAGGTTGCCCTGGCCCCCGAGCTTAAGACTGTTCTGGGAGACGATGGCTACCGCTACAAGACAGTGCGTCGCTTGAAGCTGCGCCGTCATCGCCGAGAAGCCGCCGCTGAGGAgagcgccgccgccgccgagagCGCTCCAAATGGTGAATACCTGCCACCCGCCGAGGTCGCCGCTCCATCTCCTGCCGAGGCCGAACCCAAGGCCGCCGAGGATGGAACCGAATTGGCCAAGGACGGATACCGTTACAAGACCGTGCGTCGCCTCCGATACCGCCACCGCCACTAGATTCTCTGACTTAGGCACATTGAACCAAATTGATCCTGAAAGTACACGCGGAAGTAGAATCTGCCCATCGCCGGCATCCTGCTCTTAACTTCCTTTAATACTTAGACCATTAGAAGTCCCTGCATAtggaataataaaatttattcacGAAAACTCAATTGAGACCTAAAGCATATTTTTCAGGTTGCCAAtttagaaacaaaaaatttacatattttaccAATTGGACATTAAATAATATCCTTGGGAAAGGCCGGAGCGGGGCTCGCAAATAGCGATGCCAAGGCAAATGGgcgaaatgaaattgaaatcaatGGCCAAGTAACAGGCAAAGGCAAGCAAAAAACTTTTGGCCCGCGCCAAAAGGACCAAATTCCATTTAGAAATGAAGTGCGTTCCCTTAGGCGCAGGGGAGCGGAGGAGTATGACGGAGGAGGGCATGAGGACCATCCACTTGGAGTGCACTGACTCCGTGCAATCTCCGCTTGCTCGACTGGGCCGGCATCTTTTAACGGTCAACTTTtcgtaatattattttgcatttatttgcaCAAAGTAGATTTTTTCGCtgatttctttgttttttttcttggtttttctTGCTGACTGGGAGCCAAATTACAATACTGTGGCTGTCTTGGTCCTTGCCCTTGGTTCTCGGTCCTTGGCTCACAGCCCGGACCAGCTCCAAAGGCAATAAGAGAGGCAAaagagtaaataaaacattttttgtgctccaaaaataaaattacgtAATTGAGCTCTTGGCTTTCGGCAGCTGCCCGGCCTAACAAAAGTTATCAACTAGTTAAAGTTAAATGGATATTCGTTTCGTAACTTTCCAGGTGGGAATCATTCTCCGTCTGTACATAGGGACAAGGTACAAgaataataattcaaaaagTTTCAGTGTATTTTGCGTTTAATTAAAAGTCTGATGCCCAAACAATCCAAACTGGCATTGATCATGCATACATTAAATAGTACCCTGCAGTATCACAAGTCATCAATATGCCACTATCATCAAAGTTTCATCAACATGCCGACAGCGACTTCTATAATCGAGTCAAAAACAGGGATCGCAAATAAGAGTTAtaagtaaaattaaagttactactaaacaagaaaggaagctaacttcggcacgccgaagtttgtatacccttgcagattggttttgatgtttatattataaatttaaatgctgaaaacactcacaaaacagagtttcattacattttacctatacttaatatgtttacagtttgacagttacagttttgcattcccagctttacatatgttatacatttaccgatcgcttgtATGACAGCtacatatatgatatagttgtccgattttcataaaatgtatatcaaaattctgaaataataaaataagcttatatctcagagtagatgaaaatacgtcgaaaatatatttgtcGTAGATTCGTAAATCTAACTACGCTAAATTCGAATGTAACCAAAATAATGAGCCCCATGTAGAATAAAGAAGTGTGTAATATTCTGATGAGTTGAGTGAGCATCATTTGAGTGTAACTCAAGTGAGCATGGCGCCTGGGGTGTTCAGCTGAGTAGTGTGCTGTGAAAGCATGGTGAGATAATTGACTGGTGTGGTGAGATAGGAAAAGAGACCTATGACAGGTGAATGGCAATGGAGGTGAATGGCTATTCACTTCAGAACGGACAAGGAACACACCCAGGCGACTTGCTGTGCGAAACTCAGAAAAACTGCTGAATCATGGAAGATGAACCGATGTCTCCAACACCACCTCCTAGgtctccgacatcagaagtgggatcggCCGTGCCACAAAGCCTGTCGAACGACCAATTGCGTGCCTTATTGgaagcgcaaaacaaaaatttcatgGACTTACTCAAATCCATGCAAACCAACAAAATGGCGACGCAACCCAACAACAAAGTGACGCTACCAAAGTTTTGCCCTGACAACGCGAATGCAGACGCGGCTGCTTGGTGCAAAACCGTTGATATCATCATGGCGGAGAACATGCTTGAGGGAAGCGCTCTCGTTATGGCGCTGAGCAACTCGTTGGAAGGAGGAGCATCCCAATGGCTGTCTCATATCTGCTACACTGGAATAAAGTGGCCAGAGTTCCGTGAATTGTTTCTTCAGCAATATGAAGGTGTAGAGACCCCAGCCGCGTCCTTATTGAACATGTTTAGCAGTGGACCAAAGCTAAACGAATGTGTCTCTGTGTATGCCAGTAGACAAGTAACATCGCTGCAATCGAAATGGAAGAACATGAGCAACGAAGAAATTGCGGTATCTGTCGTGCTGGCACACACCGCGCAAATAGACAAACGACTGCAGCATTTATTATTCACCACGAATATTAAAACTCGCACTGAACTGGAGCAACAATTGCGCGCCTATTCTTTTGGAAAGCGCAGTGATGGCAACACACCAGACCACACTGGTGGCCCAGAGCGGAAGAAGCAGCGATCGTCGTGGCAAGGGAAGTGCCACTATTGTGGCAAATCTGGCCATAAGGTGGCGGACTGCCGCATCAAAAATTCTGGAAGCGGAAGTGACTCAAAAAGTAACCTGACTCGCAGCAGCACCATACCGAAGAGGGACATGTCGGTTGTAACCTGCTTCAAGTGTGGCCAGCCGGGCCATATTGCAAGCAAATGTACAGTCACATCATCGTCAACCAAGGGCAACACATACGAGAAGCGAGTGGATGCGTGCACCGTAGTCGATCCGAAGGGGACCCTATACCAGCACGGTGAGCCCGTTTCATACTTTTTTGATTCAGGAGCCGAATGTTccttattaaaagaaaaattagctGATAAGTTCACGGGCAAGAGGCTAAATAATACTGTACATATAAGTGGCATAGGTCATGGTTCTGTGATTAGTACAGTTCAAATTCTTTCTACTGTAACAATAGGTGAATTTTCCATCGAGATTTTGTTTCACGTTGTTAtggacaaatatttaaagtatgaTGTGCTGATTGGCCGTGAAATTCTAGGTCAGGACTTTGGTGTAACCATAGATGCTAATAAGTTTGTTTTACAGAGGATCAGGACTGTCAACACCGTGTCGAGCATTGCTGAATTGAATCTCATGGATACAGTAAATGGAGTTGTAAATTTAAGTCAGTCAGACCGAGTTGTACTAGCGGAAATATTAAAGTCGCATGCATCAGCGTTTATAAATGGCATACCTAATCGTCGAGTCACTACGGGTGAATTAGAAATCCGTCTGATTGACGCCTGTAAAACGGTAATGAGGCGTCCGTATAGATTGAGCGTGGAAGAAAAATTACTAGTAAGGGACAAAATACAAGAACTCTTAGCTTGCGGAGTTATACGGCCAAGCTGCTCCCCTTTTGCGAGTCCGATGTTGCTAGTTAAAAAGAAGGATGGTAGTGATCGTTTGTGTATAGATTATCGAGAGTTAAATACTAACACCGTCGCAGATAAATTCCCTTTGCCCCTAATATCAGACCAAATCGATAGATTGCGCGGTGGCAAGTATTTCTCCTGTCTTGACATGGCAAGCGGTTTCTATCAGATACCAATACATCCCGACTCGATTGAGCGCACGGCATTTGTTACAACAGAAGGTCAATACGAATTCGTAGCCATGCCCT
Proteins encoded:
- the LOC108083312 gene encoding uncharacterized protein, whose amino-acid sequence is MKLFIGTLTLCLVALVAAQSADPAAVEPSAEYLPPVGEAEAAQLSENGYRYKTVRRLKLRHRREVPSQEYLPPVDNAPSQEYLPPVDAAAIGDTKVADDGYRYKTVRKLKFRARHRRDVSEIAEPSNEYLPPVEVALAPELKTVLGDDGYRYKTVRRLKLRRHRREAAAEESAAAAESAPNGEYLPPAEVAAPSPAEAEPKAAEDGTELAKDGYRYKTVRRLRYRHRH
- the LOC138928502 gene encoding uncharacterized protein, with product MEDEPMSPTPPPRSPTSEVGSAVPQSLSNDQLRALLEAQNKNFMDLLKSMQTNKMATQPNNKVTLPKFCPDNANADAAAWCKTVDIIMAENMLEGSALVMALSNSLEGGASQWLSHICYTGIKWPEFRELFLQQYEGVETPAASLLNMFSSGPKLNECVSVYASRQVTSLQSKWKNMSNEEIAVSVVLAHTAQIDKRLQHLLFTTNIKTRTELEQQLRAYSFGKRSDGNTPDHTGGPERKKQRSSWQGKCHYCGKSGHKVADCRIKNSGSGSDSKSNLTRSSTIPKRDMSVVTCFKCGQPGHIASKCTVTSSSTKGNTYEKRVDACTVVDPKGTLYQHEDQDCQHRVEHC